A genomic segment from Glycine max cultivar Williams 82 chromosome 1, Glycine_max_v4.0, whole genome shotgun sequence encodes:
- the LOC102663574 gene encoding uncharacterized protein, protein MIQRKLPKKFKDLGSVTISCTIGNESVGKAFIDLGESINLMPLSMGRRIGNLKIDPTKMTLQLTDQSITRPYGVVEDVLVKVRHFTFLVDFVIINIEDTKIPLILGIPFMLTANCVVDMGNRNLEMSVRTKM, encoded by the coding sequence ATGATACAAAGGAAACTGCCCAAGAAATTCAAAGACCTTGGGAGTGTAACTATCTCTTGCACCATAGGGAATGAGTCAGTAGGGAAGGCTTTCATTGATCTAGGGGAAAGCATCAACTTGATGCCCTTGTCAATGGGTAGAAGAATTGGAAATCTGAAGATAGACCCCACCAAGATGACGCTCCAGCTCACAGACCAATCAATCACAAGACCGTATGGGGTAGTAGAAGATGTACTCGTCAAAGTCCGCCACTTTACTTTCCTTGTGGATTTTGTCATCATTAACATAGAAGATACAAAGATTCCTCTTATCCTAGGCATACCCTTCATGCTGACTGCCAACTGTGTGGTAGATATGGGGAATAGGAATTTGGAAATGAGTGTGAGGACCAAAATGTAA